A genomic window from Algoriphagus sp. Y33 includes:
- a CDS encoding co-chaperone GroES family protein: MQLTAENKLKKLIVVGDRVLIRLKKPNEKTGSGLYLPPGIQEKEKVQQGYIIKAGPGYPIPVATDDHEPWMDSEEKVKYVPLQAKEGDLAIFLLTGAHEVIYEGEKYYIVSQAAVLMLEREQDL; encoded by the coding sequence ATGCAATTGACAGCAGAGAATAAACTTAAAAAATTGATTGTAGTGGGAGATCGGGTGTTGATCCGACTAAAAAAACCCAATGAAAAAACAGGGTCAGGTTTATACCTCCCACCCGGGATTCAGGAAAAAGAAAAAGTACAACAAGGCTACATTATCAAGGCCGGTCCCGGATATCCAATCCCGGTGGCTACCGATGATCATGAACCCTGGATGGACAGTGAAGAAAAGGTGAAATATGTTCCTCTTCAAGCCAAAGAGGGGGATTTGGCGATATTTCTGCTTACGGGAGCACATGAAGTTATTTACGAAGGAGAAAAATACTATATAGTCTCCCAAGCAGCAGTGCTTATGCTAGAAAGAGAACAGGATTTATGA
- the dnaK gene encoding molecular chaperone DnaK translates to MGKIIGIDLGTTNSCVAVMEGNEPVVIQNSEGRRTTPSIVAFLDNGNGERKVGDPAKRQAITNPQNTISSVKRFMGKKFSEISEEKKHASYKVEKGSNDTVAVKIGDRSYTPQELSAMILQKMKSTAEDFLGQTVTEAVITVPAYFNDSERQATKEAGQIAGLEVKRIINEPTAAALAYGMDKKHQDMKIAVYDLGGGTFDISVLELGDGVFEVKSTNGDVHLGGDDFDQVIMNWLAEEFKSEEQIDLRQDPMALQRLKEAAEKAKIELSSSASTEINLPYITATQTGPKHLVRTLSRAKFEQLSEDLVRRSMEPCKKALADAGLTPSDIDEVILVGGSTRIPKIQEEVEKFFGKKPSKGVNPDEVVAIGAAIQGGVLTGEVKDVLLLDVTPLSLGIETMGGVFTKLIESNTTIPTKKSETFSTAADNQPAVDIHVLQGERAMAKDNRTIGRFQLSDIPPAQRGVPQIEVTFDIDANGILNVSAKDKGTGKEQKIKIEASSGLSQEEIDRMKSEAEANAASDKAEKEKIDKLNQADSLVFQTEKQLKEYGDKLSEGNKTAISGALETLKAAHQSQNLAGIDSAMEGLNKAWEAASTEMYNAAGAEGAGAAGNDTNAGAGSTDAGDGVSDVDYEEVSEEEKK, encoded by the coding sequence ATGGGAAAAATCATAGGCATTGACTTAGGAACCACCAACTCCTGCGTAGCAGTGATGGAAGGTAATGAACCTGTAGTCATCCAAAACAGTGAGGGAAGAAGAACCACACCTTCAATTGTGGCTTTCCTTGACAACGGAAACGGTGAGCGTAAAGTGGGAGATCCTGCCAAACGCCAAGCTATCACTAACCCTCAGAATACGATTTCTTCAGTGAAAAGATTCATGGGCAAAAAATTCTCCGAGATTTCCGAGGAGAAAAAACATGCTTCATATAAAGTGGAAAAAGGATCTAACGACACGGTAGCCGTAAAGATAGGTGACCGTTCTTATACTCCACAGGAGCTTTCTGCTATGATCCTTCAGAAAATGAAGAGCACTGCCGAAGACTTCTTGGGTCAAACAGTGACCGAAGCAGTTATTACAGTTCCGGCATATTTCAACGATTCCGAGCGTCAGGCTACCAAAGAAGCCGGTCAGATCGCAGGTCTTGAGGTTAAACGTATCATCAACGAGCCAACTGCTGCGGCATTGGCATATGGTATGGACAAAAAGCATCAGGATATGAAGATCGCCGTGTATGATCTTGGCGGTGGCACCTTTGACATCTCTGTATTAGAACTTGGTGACGGAGTATTCGAAGTAAAATCTACCAACGGTGATGTTCACCTCGGTGGTGATGACTTTGATCAAGTGATCATGAACTGGCTAGCTGAAGAATTTAAATCAGAAGAGCAAATCGATCTGAGACAGGATCCTATGGCGCTTCAGAGACTGAAAGAGGCTGCCGAAAAAGCAAAAATCGAACTTTCGAGCTCTGCTTCTACTGAAATCAATCTTCCTTATATCACCGCAACTCAAACCGGACCTAAGCACTTGGTAAGAACTTTGAGTCGAGCTAAATTCGAACAACTATCCGAAGATTTGGTGAGAAGATCTATGGAGCCTTGTAAGAAAGCTTTAGCAGATGCCGGCTTGACCCCTTCCGATATTGATGAAGTGATCTTGGTGGGAGGTTCGACGAGAATCCCAAAAATCCAAGAAGAAGTTGAGAAATTCTTCGGCAAGAAGCCTTCCAAAGGAGTTAACCCTGATGAGGTAGTAGCTATAGGAGCAGCAATCCAGGGTGGAGTATTGACAGGTGAAGTGAAAGACGTTCTTCTCTTGGATGTGACTCCGCTTTCTCTCGGCATTGAAACAATGGGGGGTGTATTCACCAAATTGATCGAGTCTAATACCACTATCCCTACCAAAAAGTCAGAGACATTCTCAACTGCTGCTGATAATCAGCCTGCTGTGGATATTCACGTACTTCAAGGAGAGCGTGCCATGGCCAAGGACAACAGAACAATTGGTAGATTCCAGCTTTCCGACATTCCACCGGCACAAAGAGGTGTTCCTCAGATCGAAGTGACTTTTGACATTGATGCTAACGGTATTCTAAATGTATCTGCAAAAGACAAGGGAACAGGCAAAGAGCAGAAGATCAAAATCGAGGCTTCTTCAGGGCTCTCTCAGGAAGAAATCGACAGAATGAAATCCGAAGCAGAAGCAAATGCTGCATCTGATAAAGCTGAAAAAGAGAAAATCGATAAATTGAACCAAGCCGACAGCCTAGTATTCCAAACGGAGAAGCAGTTGAAAGAATATGGAGACAAGCTTTCCGAAGGCAACAAAACTGCAATTTCAGGAGCACTTGAAACTCTTAAAGCTGCACATCAATCTCAAAACCTCGCAGGAATTGATTCCGCAATGGAAGGATTGAACAAAGCTTGGGAAGCTGCCTCTACGGAAATGTATAATGCCGCGGGAGCTGAAGGAGCGGGAGCAGCGGGAAATGACACAAATGCCGGTGCAGGATCTACTGATGCCGGTGATGGAGTCTCTGATGTGGATTACGAAGAAGTAAGCGAAGAAGAGAAAAAATAA
- a CDS encoding MOSC domain-containing protein: MPESLLIQDIYVYPIKSLAGIRLSEAKVEERGFELDRRWMLVDETGKFISQRKFPLMAAIKVEIGDDSLTVYHLSNPSKLIRIPFDAAGEEISSVEVWDDKMAARLVAKEFDDWFSDVLGMGVRLVKMPSTTERKVDPRYAVNGESVSFADGMPYLLIGQKSLTDLNFRLRAPVSMNRFRPNIVFSGGEPFIEDSWGKMQIGDVNFQVVKPCARCVLITVEQETGIKGAEPLKTLATYRKVGNKILFGQNMVALSTGVIKVGDELKLM; the protein is encoded by the coding sequence ATGCCAGAATCGTTACTTATCCAAGACATATATGTTTATCCAATTAAATCCCTTGCCGGAATAAGGCTCTCCGAAGCTAAGGTTGAAGAAAGGGGATTTGAATTAGACCGGCGATGGATGCTGGTGGATGAAACGGGTAAATTCATCTCTCAGCGTAAATTCCCGCTTATGGCGGCGATAAAGGTCGAAATCGGAGATGATTCACTCACTGTATATCACCTTTCCAACCCTAGTAAATTGATTCGTATTCCCTTTGACGCCGCAGGGGAAGAAATATCTTCGGTAGAGGTTTGGGATGATAAGATGGCTGCCCGGTTGGTCGCAAAGGAATTTGACGATTGGTTTAGTGACGTGTTGGGTATGGGGGTGCGTTTGGTGAAAATGCCAAGTACCACGGAGCGAAAAGTGGATCCAAGGTATGCTGTAAATGGAGAATCGGTAAGTTTTGCCGATGGAATGCCTTATTTGCTTATAGGACAAAAATCCCTGACTGATCTCAATTTCCGCTTGCGAGCTCCTGTGTCAATGAATCGCTTTCGCCCCAATATTGTCTTTTCGGGCGGAGAACCTTTTATAGAGGATTCCTGGGGGAAAATGCAAATAGGTGATGTCAATTTTCAGGTAGTAAAACCATGTGCCCGCTGTGTGTTGATAACTGTGGAGCAAGAGACGGGGATAAAAGGTGCGGAGCCATTGAAAACCTTGGCTACCTATAGAAAAGTCGGCAACAAAATTCTTTTTGGGCAAAATATGGTTGCTTTGTCAACAGGAGTTATCAAGGTTGGAGACGAACTTAAGTTGATGTAA
- a CDS encoding HAD family phosphatase, protein MLKAVIFDMDGVICHTNPFHSIAFQRFFAKRNLNPTEAEYAEHMYGKNNGYILSHFLGRKIEGEELALLEEEKEGLFREIYKAEVDPISGFIEFFSELKSTGLPTAVATSAPRANLDLIIGALGIGGQMQSQLASEDVSMHKPDPEVYLQTASKLGVRPENCLVFEDSFSGVSAGLNAGMKVVGVLSSHTKGELPKCSSYIHDYRELSIDQIKNLFK, encoded by the coding sequence ATGTTAAAAGCTGTCATTTTTGATATGGATGGGGTGATTTGCCATACCAATCCGTTTCATTCCATTGCTTTCCAGCGTTTTTTCGCGAAAAGGAATCTTAACCCCACTGAAGCTGAGTATGCAGAGCATATGTATGGCAAGAATAATGGGTATATCCTGAGTCATTTCCTTGGGAGGAAAATAGAGGGAGAGGAGTTGGCGTTGCTCGAAGAGGAGAAAGAGGGGTTGTTTAGAGAAATTTATAAAGCTGAAGTTGATCCTATTTCAGGCTTTATAGAGTTTTTTTCCGAGTTAAAATCAACAGGTCTACCCACTGCGGTTGCGACTTCTGCACCTCGCGCTAACTTGGATCTAATCATAGGTGCGCTGGGGATAGGAGGGCAGATGCAGTCACAGCTCGCTTCGGAAGATGTGTCTATGCACAAACCAGATCCGGAGGTGTATCTACAAACTGCGTCCAAGCTTGGTGTAAGGCCTGAAAACTGCTTAGTGTTTGAGGATTCTTTCTCGGGGGTTAGTGCAGGATTAAATGCAGGGATGAAAGTAGTCGGAGTATTGTCCAGCCATACTAAAGGAGAGTTGCCGAAGTGCAGTAGTTATATTCATGATTACAGAGAATTGTCAATAGATCAGATTAAGAACCTTTTCAAATAA
- the hemB gene encoding porphobilinogen synthase, producing MLRRPRRNRKSEAVRNLVEETNLSVKDLIFPMFLVNGLNKREGIDSMPGIYRFSIDTMLGEIESCLKLGIQAFDVFPAYPDDLKDTVASESYNPETFYLKGLREIKKQFPEVCLMSDVAMDPYSSDGHDGLVKGGKILNDETLEILARMSLAQADAGVDIIGPSDMMDGRVGYIREILDESGFTDTSIMAYTAKYASAFYGPFRDALDSAPKFGDKKTYQMNPANSQEALIEGGLDTEEGADFLMVKPALSYLDIIRLLKENFPLPIAAYNVSGEYSMVKASAERGWIDSDRAMLEILLSIKRAGAKVILTYFAKEYASFVR from the coding sequence ATGCTACGCAGACCCCGAAGAAATCGAAAATCCGAAGCCGTAAGAAACCTTGTAGAAGAAACTAACCTTTCAGTAAAAGATCTGATTTTTCCGATGTTTCTTGTGAATGGTCTTAATAAGCGGGAGGGGATAGACTCTATGCCTGGGATTTATCGTTTTTCCATCGATACGATGCTAGGTGAAATCGAAAGTTGCTTGAAACTTGGAATACAGGCATTTGATGTGTTTCCCGCTTATCCTGATGACTTGAAGGATACTGTGGCTTCCGAAAGTTATAACCCTGAGACTTTTTATTTAAAGGGGTTGCGGGAAATTAAGAAGCAGTTTCCTGAAGTTTGTCTGATGTCTGATGTGGCAATGGACCCATACAGTAGCGATGGTCACGATGGATTAGTGAAGGGCGGAAAAATTTTAAATGATGAGACGTTGGAAATTTTGGCTAGGATGTCCCTCGCCCAAGCAGATGCAGGGGTCGATATTATTGGTCCCTCGGATATGATGGATGGGCGAGTTGGATACATTCGTGAAATATTGGATGAAAGCGGATTTACAGATACATCTATTATGGCTTATACAGCCAAGTATGCAAGCGCATTCTATGGGCCTTTTAGAGATGCATTGGACTCTGCCCCCAAGTTTGGTGATAAGAAGACCTATCAGATGAATCCGGCAAACTCTCAGGAGGCCTTGATCGAAGGTGGCTTGGATACGGAAGAAGGTGCGGATTTTCTAATGGTGAAGCCTGCTCTCTCTTATCTGGATATTATTAGGCTGCTAAAAGAAAACTTCCCTTTGCCAATAGCGGCTTACAATGTGTCAGGTGAGTATAGTATGGTGAAGGCCTCCGCGGAAAGAGGCTGGATTGACAGCGACCGGGCTATGCTTGAGATCTTACTGAGTATTAAACGTGCCGGGGCGAAGGTGATTCTTACATATTTTGCCAAAGAATATGCAAGTTTTGTGAGATAG
- a CDS encoding porin translates to MKKFQLSIVALLLSVSSMSFAQEVTIVEEESEPSKLTFSGSVDAYFRTNFNGPNKGENIQAPASSFANLPGFSLGMANIIATYQGEKVGAVADLVFGPRGEDAVFGSPMYAGGMAGSSQIVNQLYVYWNVNDVVTLTMGNFNTFLGYEVISPTANFNYSTSYMFSYGPFSHTGLKADFALSDKWSLAAAVMNPTDMTEFNLLGTYTLGAQLGYSADAGSAYLNFVYGDQDGKLDTDSQSLVSGQSSMGSLFQVDLTAGIDLSETIYLGLNTTYNTTSAGEIYNGSSIDDLDGDGAGFFGVAGYLQAKTSDMFSIGLRGEYFSVFNGGLDGVVGLDRPAVDGGEGSVFATTLSGNVRINKNLTLIPELRLDSMSEDFFKDNDLNDSKSLASFMLAAVFAF, encoded by the coding sequence ATGAAAAAATTTCAACTATCCATAGTTGCGTTGCTGCTTTCAGTTTCTTCCATGAGCTTTGCTCAGGAAGTCACCATTGTCGAGGAAGAAAGCGAGCCGTCTAAATTGACTTTCTCCGGTTCTGTCGATGCGTATTTTAGAACAAATTTTAATGGCCCTAACAAGGGCGAAAATATTCAAGCTCCAGCTTCCTCATTTGCCAATCTTCCAGGCTTTTCTTTGGGCATGGCAAATATAATTGCGACTTACCAAGGCGAGAAAGTGGGAGCTGTAGCGGATTTGGTGTTTGGACCAAGAGGAGAAGATGCTGTTTTTGGCTCTCCTATGTATGCAGGAGGAATGGCCGGTAGTTCTCAGATTGTGAATCAACTCTATGTGTACTGGAATGTGAACGATGTGGTGACTTTAACCATGGGGAACTTCAATACCTTTCTTGGGTACGAGGTGATTTCCCCAACCGCTAACTTCAATTATTCCACTTCATATATGTTCTCCTATGGCCCATTCTCTCACACCGGTTTGAAAGCGGACTTTGCACTTTCTGATAAGTGGTCTTTGGCAGCGGCCGTGATGAATCCTACAGATATGACGGAATTTAATCTTTTGGGAACATATACACTCGGAGCTCAATTGGGTTATTCTGCTGATGCAGGAAGCGCGTATTTAAACTTTGTATATGGTGATCAAGACGGCAAGCTTGACACAGATAGTCAGTCATTGGTTTCTGGGCAGTCCTCTATGGGAAGTTTGTTTCAGGTGGATTTGACAGCCGGAATCGATTTGTCCGAGACGATCTATCTAGGATTAAACACTACCTATAATACCACTTCTGCGGGAGAAATTTATAACGGATCGAGCATAGATGATCTGGACGGTGATGGTGCAGGATTCTTTGGTGTTGCGGGTTATTTGCAGGCAAAGACTTCTGATATGTTTTCCATCGGTCTTCGAGGAGAATATTTCAGCGTGTTTAATGGAGGGCTTGACGGAGTGGTTGGTCTGGATAGACCTGCTGTAGATGGAGGTGAAGGAAGTGTTTTTGCTACTACGCTTTCAGGTAACGTAAGAATAAACAAAAACCTAACACTTATTCCCGAATTAAGATTGGACTCTATGAGTGAGGACTTCTTTAAAGATAATGATTTGAATGATTCAAAGAGCTTAGCGTCATTTATGTTGGCTGCAGTATTTGCTTTCTAA
- a CDS encoding ammonium transporter, which yields MKYFTTLLAQDVAATMDLSAEISQNLLTTNNVWMMLSTALVFIMHLGFAGVEAGFGQAKNTVNILFKNTITPIIGILSYALVGFYLMYPGFETPGWFGFDASGWSMFWFSPGDADVGTGYADGGYTYWTDFLFQAMFAATAATIVSGAIAERVKLWAYLVFTLLYVGIVYPLIGSWKWGGGALDAMGFYDFAGSTLVHSVGGWGALAGVILVGPRIGKYVNGKTVDKPGSSVPLAVIGVFLLWLGWFGFNGGSVLSADPALVSFVLVTTCLAACAGGLGGFLAGNLVFKRLDLGMVLNGILAGLVGITAGADVINPLAAVFVGFVAGILVVYSAVLLDKFRLDDVVGAVSVHLTCGIWGTLAVGIFSTNPDHTFLTQLTGVAICGVVAFSAAFLIFFVLKKTVGIRVSEEHERNGLDSHEHGIRGYTIVYDE from the coding sequence ATGAAGTATTTCACAACACTGTTGGCCCAAGATGTGGCCGCAACAATGGACTTGTCTGCTGAGATTTCACAAAACCTCCTTACGACAAACAATGTTTGGATGATGCTTTCCACTGCCCTCGTGTTTATTATGCACTTGGGATTTGCGGGAGTGGAGGCAGGGTTTGGCCAAGCCAAAAACACAGTAAACATCCTATTTAAAAACACGATTACTCCCATTATCGGTATTTTGTCCTATGCCCTAGTGGGATTTTACCTGATGTATCCTGGGTTTGAAACGCCGGGATGGTTTGGTTTTGATGCATCGGGATGGAGCATGTTCTGGTTTTCTCCCGGAGATGCAGATGTGGGCACTGGATACGCTGACGGAGGTTATACCTACTGGACTGACTTCTTGTTTCAGGCGATGTTCGCTGCTACAGCGGCTACGATAGTTTCGGGAGCTATTGCGGAACGGGTAAAACTTTGGGCTTACTTGGTTTTTACCTTATTGTATGTAGGGATTGTCTATCCATTAATCGGCAGCTGGAAATGGGGCGGTGGAGCATTGGATGCGATGGGCTTCTATGACTTCGCAGGAAGTACTTTGGTTCACTCAGTAGGCGGATGGGGAGCACTGGCAGGTGTAATATTAGTTGGTCCTAGAATCGGGAAATATGTCAACGGTAAGACTGTGGACAAGCCTGGGTCAAGTGTTCCTTTGGCAGTAATAGGTGTGTTCTTGCTGTGGTTGGGCTGGTTCGGGTTTAACGGAGGCTCAGTATTATCCGCAGATCCTGCGTTGGTTTCATTTGTGTTGGTAACTACCTGTCTGGCTGCATGTGCCGGTGGGCTGGGAGGATTCCTTGCCGGGAACTTAGTCTTTAAACGCTTGGATCTGGGTATGGTGCTTAACGGCATACTGGCCGGCCTTGTAGGTATTACAGCCGGAGCTGATGTGATCAATCCTTTGGCTGCGGTATTTGTAGGTTTTGTTGCAGGGATATTGGTAGTGTATTCAGCGGTGCTGTTGGATAAGTTTAGGCTTGATGATGTGGTTGGTGCGGTTTCTGTCCATCTGACTTGCGGTATATGGGGGACTCTGGCCGTTGGTATTTTTTCTACCAATCCTGATCACACTTTCTTGACACAATTAACAGGCGTGGCTATATGTGGAGTTGTTGCTTTCTCTGCTGCTTTCCTAATATTCTTTGTCCTGAAAAAGACGGTAGGTATCCGTGTCTCCGAAGAGCATGAACGTAACGGCTTGGACTCGCACGAACATGGAATCCGCGGCTATACTATTGTTTACGACGAATAG
- a CDS encoding ABC transporter ATP-binding protein — translation MSLEQEKTSSGEIVDSKVLKQLYGFVKPYKVQFYFLIFLTVALAILAPTRPYFIQIAIDDYVAVGDSAGLLRIIYLLIGLMIVQALVQWAHTYYSGWIGQVIIRDIRVKLYKHLLKLRLKFFDNTPIGRLVTRNISDIETLADVFSEGLAAIIGDLLQLVTILGVMFFIDWKLTLVSLSTLPLMIISTYVFKEKIKVTFNDVRNAVSNLNSFLQEHITGMNIVQIFNREDREFEKFKEINKEHRRAHIRSVLYYSIYFPVAEIIQAIGIGLVVWYGAVGVLGMQIEIGVLISFIMYLQLFFRPIRMIADRFNTLQMGVVSSSRIFKLLESDEHIANEGSYSPSKVRGNIKLENVWFAYVDEDYVLKDISFEVESGQTVALVGATGAGKSSIINLISRFYEINKGDITIDGHDIREFELDTLRKHIGVVLQDVFLFSNTIFYNITLGNPDITREQVMHAAELAGAKRFIERLPGGLDYNVMERGSTLSVGQRQLISFVRAMVYNPEIIILDEATSSVDTETEELIQESIETMMTGRTSIVIAHRLSTIQKADKIIVLHKGKIVETGTHDSLLELGGYYTQLHQMQLKTMAI, via the coding sequence TTGAGCTTAGAACAAGAAAAAACCTCCTCCGGCGAAATCGTCGATTCGAAAGTACTCAAGCAGTTATACGGCTTTGTGAAACCATACAAAGTTCAGTTCTACTTTCTGATCTTTCTTACCGTCGCTCTGGCTATTTTGGCTCCTACCCGCCCCTATTTTATCCAGATAGCAATAGATGACTATGTGGCTGTAGGCGACAGTGCAGGACTTTTGCGCATTATCTATTTGCTCATAGGGTTAATGATCGTGCAGGCCTTGGTGCAATGGGCTCACACTTATTACTCCGGCTGGATCGGCCAAGTGATCATCCGGGACATTCGTGTTAAGCTCTATAAACACCTCCTAAAGCTTCGCCTAAAATTCTTCGACAACACTCCAATCGGAAGACTGGTCACTAGAAATATCTCTGATATAGAAACGCTTGCGGATGTATTCTCCGAAGGATTGGCGGCAATTATCGGAGACCTTTTACAGCTGGTGACTATCCTCGGTGTCATGTTTTTTATCGACTGGAAGCTTACGCTGGTAAGTCTATCCACCTTGCCACTGATGATTATTTCCACCTATGTGTTTAAGGAAAAAATCAAGGTAACTTTCAATGATGTAAGAAATGCCGTTTCCAATTTGAATTCTTTCTTGCAGGAACATATCACAGGTATGAATATCGTACAGATTTTCAACCGTGAAGACCGGGAGTTCGAAAAATTCAAAGAAATAAACAAAGAACACAGAAGAGCACATATACGCTCGGTTCTCTATTATTCAATTTATTTCCCGGTGGCTGAAATTATCCAGGCGATTGGAATAGGTCTTGTGGTCTGGTACGGAGCAGTAGGAGTCTTGGGAATGCAAATCGAAATTGGGGTTTTGATATCCTTCATTATGTATCTGCAGCTTTTCTTCCGGCCTATTCGGATGATTGCAGACAGATTCAACACACTTCAGATGGGTGTGGTAAGTTCCTCCCGCATTTTCAAGCTGCTTGAAAGCGACGAGCACATCGCAAACGAAGGAAGTTACAGCCCCTCCAAAGTCAGGGGAAATATCAAATTGGAAAATGTCTGGTTTGCCTATGTAGATGAAGACTACGTGCTAAAAGACATCAGTTTCGAGGTAGAATCAGGCCAGACAGTCGCACTCGTGGGAGCGACAGGAGCGGGCAAATCATCCATTATAAATTTGATTTCCAGATTCTACGAAATCAATAAAGGAGATATTACAATCGATGGGCATGATATACGTGAATTTGAACTTGACACTTTACGCAAGCACATCGGAGTAGTCCTTCAGGATGTTTTCCTGTTTTCCAATACAATTTTCTACAATATCACGTTAGGTAATCCCGACATCACCCGAGAACAAGTGATGCATGCTGCCGAACTTGCCGGTGCAAAACGCTTTATAGAAAGGCTTCCGGGCGGGCTTGATTACAATGTGATGGAACGTGGATCTACACTTTCTGTCGGCCAGCGCCAATTGATATCTTTTGTAAGAGCTATGGTTTATAATCCGGAAATAATCATTCTGGATGAAGCCACCTCCTCTGTTGATACAGAAACAGAGGAATTGATTCAGGAATCCATAGAAACGATGATGACAGGAAGAACATCCATTGTAATCGCGCATAGGCTATCCACTATCCAAAAAGCGGATAAAATCATAGTTCTGCACAAAGGGAAAATAGTAGAAACGGGGACACATGATTCTCTATTGGAATTGGGAGGCTATTACACCCAATTGCATCAGATGCAACTCAAAACCATGGCGATTTAG
- the hemE gene encoding uroporphyrinogen decarboxylase, whose translation MHLKNDLLLRAAKGEPTERTPVWLMRQAGRILPEYRKVRESVSGFIELAQTPELAAEVTIQPVDLLGVDAAIIFSDILVIPEAMGLPYEMVEKRGPLFPNTVRSEADLKKLHISDGSELRYVTDAISITKIALNGRVPLIGFAGAPWTIFSYMVEGHGSKTFSTAREMLYTQPAFSHKLLQMITDSTINYLKAQIEAGAQLVQLFDSWAGILGPKQYSEFSLPYIAQICDAITSVPKTVFAKGAFFAREEMGKLTCETIGLDWNMGIAESRKLIGSDKTLQGNLDPAALYGTADQVREATIEMMAQFRGTRHIANLGHGVYPDINPEMVKVFIETVKEFK comes from the coding sequence ATGCATTTGAAAAACGACCTCTTACTCCGAGCCGCTAAAGGCGAACCTACAGAACGAACTCCCGTCTGGCTGATGCGCCAGGCAGGACGGATTTTGCCTGAATACAGAAAAGTAAGAGAAAGTGTCAGTGGATTCATTGAACTTGCACAAACTCCCGAACTTGCTGCCGAAGTGACGATACAACCGGTGGATTTACTGGGAGTGGATGCTGCTATTATTTTTTCAGACATTTTGGTGATTCCTGAAGCGATGGGCTTGCCTTATGAAATGGTAGAAAAAAGAGGTCCGTTATTCCCTAATACAGTACGATCTGAAGCTGATCTTAAGAAGCTGCATATCTCGGATGGTTCAGAACTTCGATACGTGACGGACGCCATTTCCATCACCAAAATAGCCTTGAATGGCCGTGTACCATTAATTGGTTTTGCGGGTGCGCCGTGGACTATCTTTTCCTACATGGTGGAAGGGCATGGCAGCAAAACATTCTCTACGGCCAGAGAAATGCTTTATACTCAACCGGCATTTTCCCATAAACTGCTTCAGATGATAACTGATAGCACGATCAATTACCTGAAAGCCCAGATCGAAGCAGGAGCACAATTGGTGCAACTCTTTGATAGTTGGGCGGGAATATTGGGGCCAAAACAATACTCGGAATTTTCTTTGCCTTATATCGCCCAAATCTGTGACGCCATTACCTCAGTTCCGAAAACTGTGTTTGCCAAAGGTGCATTCTTTGCCAGAGAAGAAATGGGCAAATTAACTTGCGAAACGATAGGTTTGGACTGGAATATGGGAATAGCCGAATCAAGAAAATTGATCGGGTCAGATAAAACATTGCAGGGAAATCTAGATCCTGCCGCACTTTACGGTACCGCCGACCAAGTGCGTGAAGCGACTATAGAAATGATGGCGCAATTCCGGGGCACGAGACACATTGCCAATCTTGGCCATGGCGTATATCCGGATATTAATCCTGAAATGGTCAAAGTCTTTATTGAAACGGTGAAAGAGTTTAAATAA